The following is a genomic window from Strix aluco isolate bStrAlu1 chromosome 27, bStrAlu1.hap1, whole genome shotgun sequence.
GCTTGTCCCACCTGGGGACCGCGGCGCGAGCTGGTCCTGCTGCTTGAGGGTGGGGGACGCTTGGCTCCTGAGGTGACTGAGTGGAGCGACCTGGCTAGCCGCGCCTCGGCGGAGCGTCACTGCGGCCGGGGTGGGACGAAGAAGGTCTGTCTTGTGCGCAGGTGCCTGCGCGGGGGACGCGCACGAGAGGAACTTTGGACCCGTCCCAGCGGGTACCTGCGTGtcccctgccaggctgctgtggggagggagCGGTGACCTGCTCCtgctcgtcctcctcctcctcctgctcttacCAAAGATGCCCGAGGGCTccggcagctcctgctctgcctctgccttgGCTGAAATCGCATGTGGATACCAAAAACCCCCAGCGCCTCCCCCACGTCGTGGAGCTCAGGCGAAGGCAGCCCTGAAGCCTTGGTGCCCCTCGCCCCCTCCCCCGGAGGCTGTGCCCAGCCTCCCTCTCCCCGGGCTGAGGATGAGTGTGAAtgtgcttcctcctccctgcctcgCCGGCGCTGAGGTGCCAGCAgctccctgtcccctctcccagctggggCGGGGGCCCTGCCTGTGGTCCCACTCCCTGCGCTGGGGTGGGGCCTCCGCTCAGCGCCGACGGTCCTTGGGCTCAAAGCTGGGGGGTCGCCCCATCTATGCAACTTTCCAAGCAATAAACCTGCCCCACGCCCGGCCTgaaccccgccccccccccagcttttgcCGCTGGTTTCTCTCTGTCcccgctctgctccccagctcctgctgcgCTTCCCTCCCCGCTCTGCTCTGAGCAGCGCCCGGGGCTGCGtctctccctccccactgctggttAAAGACTCTATTTTCAATAAAGATGTATTTTGTAGGTAATGACCCTCGTCGCTCTGTCCCGGGGTGACCCCAGGGCTCGTCCTCGGCTCTGTCCTGGCCGCGGACGCTGCACGGTGCCGGGGGGGGACAAAGACAGGCCCTGGGTGAGGGGTTCCCCGCAGCACCCCAGCGCTGACCCCCCCGCGGCTCTCGCTGTGCCTCGGGCATCTTCCCCGCGGAGCTGCCAGCGCCGGCCCCTCGCCCCGTTCCCGCACCCCTGGGAGGAAGCTCCTTTGTTTCTTGGCCGCCACCGATTTTCTCTGCTTGTTCCTGCTCCgagcggccggggctggggggagtgCGGCAGCCGTCGGGCCGGGCTGGGACCCGGGCTCCTGCGtgtcgtgcctcagtttccccgtctGCGAGCGGGCGTGGTGCCGAGGGAGGGACCTCCTGCCCTCCGCCCCCCCGAGGGCCGGACCGGGCCGGCACCGGGCGCTGGCCTGGGCTGAGCCCCGCCGGCAGCGCCAGCCGAAGccgctccagcagctgctgctctgcgcCCCCCAGGTGAGTGTGGGCCCCCCTGCTCCCGGCCGCCAGCCTCAAGCACCCgaccccccccctgcaccccggggctggccgggggcaccctgtccccacagcccccaccccaCAGGGCGTGGGGGGCTCCGGGACCCGGCGTCCTGGGGAAGGCTGGGGTGAGTCCGGGGCTGCCTTGGAGCTGGGGGGGGCTCTTGCTCTGGTCCCCACCCGTGGGTGCTTACCGTGGGGTCCCACACCCAGCAGCACGGGGGGCTCGGTGCCGGCACCCTGCCCGGGGGGGGTCGCAGGGCCCCGTCGCTGGCTCCGCCGTCTTTGCGGAGGCTGCTGCTGGCGGAGCCGCGGCCGTCGCCCCGCTCGCCCCGTtcaccccatccctccccacctccaTCGTGAACTTTCCCCGGGCACCGATAAGCCGGGCTGGGTTTACAGCCCGGGCAGTAAAGTGGGGGTGAAGGTCACGCTGGGGGACGTGGCTGCTCCCTCAGACAGGTGAGGGACGAGtggagtgggggggaagcagcAGGTCTCTGGTGGGAgctcctgggtgctgctgggctgtcGGGGGGGCCTGGGGTCCCCCTGCCCCGAGCctgtcccctccccgccccggcttCCCCCgccaggaaggagggaggaagcgGAGGCTGAATTTGTCCCTGCCCCAAGAACAGGATCCAGGTGTCCGTGTTTCCTGACCGGGCCCCCGCTTCCCCGCAGCGGTGGGCAGGAGCCCAGCGTCCTGCCCCCCCTCACCCCAAGCCCCCCTACGGGGTCCTGGGTGCCGGCGTCCTCTGTGCCATTGCGGGTGGGTGGCTGCCCCGTCCCCTGTCCCCGGGGGTGCCTGGGGGAGCCGGACATGCAGGGTCAGGGAGCAGCCGAGGTCCCAGTTGCACCCCCCTGGCCAAGGGCCGCATCCTGCCCTGCACCCCGCCGGGCTCAGCCGGTGCTTCAGGCTTCGCCACGCATCTCAGTGGGTCCGTGCCCCCCGGTGCTGGGCTCCCTGCCCCCCCGGGGCCCTCTGGGCCTCTCAGGGTGGGGGGCAGCCAGGGGCGCAAGGGCCGCTGAGGActggggggggtgttttggggaaggGGCTGCGTGTCcgtgcctgcagccccccccccacacactcTGCCCCAGCTGCCCCGGAGCCACCCGGCCATGGAAGCCACCAACGCGCGGCTGGACGCGGCGGCCGTCGGGGACCTGGTGCTGCTGGGACCCCCTGACCGAGGAGTCGCTGCTCCAGACGCTGCAGGAACGATTCCGCCGCAGCCACATCTACGTGGGCACCGGGCCAGGGGCAGGGGGTCtgcggggggggagcgggagaGGGTGTGGGGTCTGGGGGGGGAGCAGAGTCCAGGCTCTGGGGCGGGCAGCACCAGGATCCGGGCTGGGTCCTCCCGGCCCCGCACCCACCCCGGCCGTCCCGCTCCTCGCAGACGTACATCGGGGACGTGGTGATCTCGGTGAACCCGTACCGGCCCCTGCCCATCTACACCCCCGAGAAGGTGCAGGAGTACCGCAACTGCAACTTCTTCGCTGTGACACCCCACATGTGAGTGCGGGGagcccggcagccccggggcgccCTCGGTCCCCCTGGATCCTGCCAAGGGCTTCGCCCGCGGGCGAGCCTGAGGCCTCAGGGTCTGGGGGAGTCGGCTCAGGGTGGCCTCGCAGCCCCAGCGGGGGCTCATGGCGTTTCCTGAAGCCCCCGGACTGCTCCAGCCTGTTCTAACACCCCTTGCCCCCAGCTACGCCATCGCCGACGATGCCTACCGCTCGCTGCGGGACCGGGACAGGGACCAGTGCATCCTCATCACTGGGGAAAGCGGGGCCGGCAAGACAGGTAGAGCCGGGGCTGCTGCCGGGTgctcggggggctgcggggggctggcGGGACAGGTGGGCACGGCCCCAGCACCCACGGCCCCCCGCCCGCAGAGGCCAGCAAGCTGGTGATGTCCTACGTGGCGGCTGTGTGCAGCAAAGGGGAGGAGGTGGACAAGGTGAAGGAGCAGCTCCTGCAGTCCAACCCCGTGCTGGAGGGTGAGCGCCCGCACCCTGCACCCTGCGCCCGCACCCCACGCCCATCCCAGGGCTCGGCACGGCCCCCCCCCGACCGCGCTGTAACCCCGTCCTCCCCCCCAGCCTTTGGAAACGCCAAGACCGTCCGCAATGACAACTCCTCCCGATTCGTGAGTGACCAGGGAACAGGGGTGGCGGAGCCACGTCCCCCCGGGGCCACGCAGACCCTGATGGGGCCGGGGCATGGCAGGGGCCGGGGGTGGGAACATGGGCAGCAGAGCCgcgccccctccccccgcccggtGCCCTgacccctgccccatccctcagGGCAAGTACATGGACGTGGAGTTCGACTTTAAGGGGGAGCCCCTGGGAGGGGTCATCAGCAACTGTGAGTACCGATCGCCCGCGTGGGGGTCCCACCTCGCGCGCCCCCGTGACGCTGACCCCCACCCGCAGACCTGCTGGAGAAATCCCGCATCGTCCGGCACGTGAAGGGCGAGAGGAACTTCCACATCTTCTACCAGCTCCTGGCCGGGGGCTCGGTGCAGCTGCTCCGTAGGTCCAGGCATCCTAGCAcaggggtcggggggggggccgggggcctGGGGGGGCCGTGGCTGAGCCGCCTCCTCCCCCCCAGAGCAGCTGAAGCTCCGCCAGGACTGTCGGCACTACGGCTACCTGAACCGCGAGAGCTCCAGCCTGCCCGGCGTGGACGACGCAGCCAACTTCCGCGCCATGCAGGTACCGCCGGCCTGGGGGGGTGGGaagccctgaccccccccccccaaaacaccctgGGGCCGACCCCGTCCCACTGAGCTGCCTGTGCCCATCCCCAGGATGCCATGAGGGTCATCGGCTTCTCGCCCGCCGAGGTGACGGCGCTGCTGGAGGTGACGGCCGTGGTGCTCAAGCTGGGCAAtgtgcagctgagcagcagccaccGGGCCAGCGGGATGGAGGCCTGCAGCATCGCTGAGCCGCAGGGTAGGGACAGGGACAGGCCTGGGGCAGGCGGGGGACCCCCCGCTCGGCCCCCCCtcggccccagccccgctgcctccccgcACAGAGCTGCAGGAGATCTGCGACCTGATCGGGCTGGACCCCGGCACGCTGGAGCGGGCGCTGTGCTCCCGCACGGTGAAGGCGCGGGACGAGACCGTGCTCACCACCCTCAGCGTCCCCCAGGTGAGCGGGACCGTCCCCCGCCACGGGGGTGATGCTCGGCAGCCCCCAGGAGCCAGCACGAGCCCCTCGCCCCTCTCCCCAGGGCTACTACGGCCGGGACGCGCTGGCCAAGAACATCTACAGCCGCCTCTTTGACTGGCTGGTGAACCGCATCAACACCAGCATCCAGGTGAGCGCCCGGGGCGATGGGCGCCGGCCCCCCCATCCCAGACCCCACCCCACATCGGGCCCcacacagcccagcaccccgCTCTCTCTCCCCAGGTGAAGCCGGGCAAGCAGCGGAAGGTGATGGGCGTCCTGGACATCTACGGCTTCGAGATCTTCCAAGTGGGTGTGGGGCCCACCCAGCCcatcctgctgctgggggggccgggggcagcAGGTGGGACATGGGACAGGGCCCGGGGCTTGGGCACAACTTGCCATGCAGGACTCTTCTCTCGCAGGACAACGGCTTTGAGCAGTTCATCATCAACTACTGCAACGAGAAGCTGCAGCAGATCTTCATCCTGATGACCCtcaaggagcagcaggaggaataTGTCCGAGAGGTACCCCCGGCCCGTGCCGGTCAGGCTGGATGCGGCCCCTCTGCCTGCGCCAGAGCGCGGCCCCGAGGAGCCGTGGCCCCCCAGGGACGGGGAAGTGCCGGACACAGCTCCGCCGCGCGTCCCTCCCTCGCCCCGCTCCCTGCCGGGAGCCGATTCAATagcaggaaggcagggagggaTCCGGGACCACCATCCCCGCGGCCGGACGTCCGGTTCCTGCCCCCCATCAGCTGGGGGGTGTCCGTGGGGCAGGGCCCAGGCGGTCCGTGTGCCCCGTGGCCAGGGGTCTGTGTGTCTGACCCCCGTCTGCTCCCAGGGCATCCGGTGGACCCCGGTGGAGTTTTTCGACAACAGCATCATCTGCAACTTGATTGAGAACGTGAGTTGCCCCCCGGTGCCGGGGTCCCAGCGGGGGGTCCCATCTCCGCCCCCCctaccctcccaccccccccgTCACGCCCGGCAGAGCCTGGAGCCGCCgctcggggccggggccggttTGGGGTGACGCTGTCCGTCGTGGTGCAGAGCAAGTGCGGGGTCCTGGCCATGCTGGACGAGGAGTGCCTGCGGCCCGGCGTGGTCAACGAGGACACCTTCCTCGCCAAGCTGGACCAGCTCTTCGCCAGCCACAAGCACTACGAGAGCAAGGAGACGCAGAGCGCGCGGCGGGTGATGGACACCAGCCTGCCGCCACGGTGCTTCCGCATCCACCACTACGCCGGCAAGGTCCGCCGGCAGGCGCGGCGCCGCGGCCCAGCGGGGGCAGCCAGGACCCCCCGGGCCATTTCCCAGCTTCTCATGGGAGCTGCGGGGCCGGACTGAGAAGGGGGACGGAGACCCTGAACTATGGTCTCTCCGTCCTCCCCTCCCGAGCGCGGCCCCCCCGTGTGCCCCGCTGAGCGCTGACCCCGCTCCCGCACCCAGGTGACCTACAACGTGACGGGCTTCATCGAGAAGAACAACGACCTGCTCTTCCGCGACCTCTCGCAGGCCATGTGGGCCGCCCGGCACGCGCTGCTGCGCTCCCTCTTCCCCGAGGGAGACCCCCAGAAGGTCTCCCTCAAGCTGCCGCCCACCGCCGGCTTCCAGTTCAAGGCCTCGGTGGCGACGCTGATGAAGAACCTCTACTCCAAGAACCCCAACTACATCAGGTACCGGCCCCGGGGGGAGCCCCGACCCCCGCGCTGGAGCCAGTGGGACCCCCCCGCCCACCGCTGCTCTCCCCAGGTGCATCAAGCCCAATGAGACCAAGGCGGCGATGCTCTTCACGCCGGAGCTGGTGCTGGCGCAGGTCCGGTACCTGGGGCTGATGGAGAACGTGCGGGTGCGGCGGGCGGGCTATGCCTTCCGCCAGCTCTACGGCCCCTTCCTGGAGCGCTACAAGATGCTCAGCCCCCAGACCTGGCCCCGCTGGGCTGGCAGCGAGAGGTACGGGGCTGGGCCGGACCGCGGGCacccccggggcccccccgccgcagcccgggggCTCTGACCGCCCCGTCTCCCGCCACGGTGCAGGCAGGGGGCCGAGGTGCTGCTGGCGGAGCTGGCGTTCCCCCCCGAGGAGCTGGCGTTCGGCCACACCAAGATCTTCATCCGCTCCCCGTGCACCGTGAGTCCAGGcatggggggagcggggggaccCCGCTACGGGGCAGTCacgctgctggggggggggtgcagggcctGACCCAGAGCGGGTGCTGGCCCCACAGGTCCCCGAGCCCCGCTGGCGGCCCTGAGCCCGTCCCGGGGGCTCCCGGCGATGCCGCAGCCCATCCCGGGGGCTCCCGGCCGGGGTTCCCATCCCCGCTCGGCCCCAGCGCTGGCCCTGGCTGTCCCCAGCTCTTCGACCTGGAGAGGCGGCGCCAGGAGCGCGTGGCCGAACTCGCCACCCTCATCCAGAAGATATTTCGGGGCTGGAGGTGCCGGACCCGGTACCAGCTGATGCGCAAGAGCCAGATCATCATCTCCGCCTGGTTCCGGGGCCACATGGTGAGGAACCACCTTCCCCTGCCCATCCCTCGCCCCCCGGGCAGGGCCCCCTGGCTCTCCCACGCCCCCCAGCTCACCCCACCTCTCCC
Proteins encoded in this region:
- the MYO1A gene encoding LOW QUALITY PROTEIN: unconventional myosin-Ia (The sequence of the model RefSeq protein was modified relative to this genomic sequence to represent the inferred CDS: deleted 1 base in 1 codon); translation: MEATNARLDAAAVGDLVLLDPLTEESLLQTLQERFRRSHIYTYIGDVVISVNPYRPLPIYTPEKVQEYRNCNFFAVTPHIYAIADDAYRSLRDRDRDQCILITGESGAGKTEASKLVMSYVAAVCSKGEEVDKVKEQLLQSNPVLEAFGNAKTVRNDNSSRFGKYMDVEFDFKGEPLGGVISNYLLEKSRIVRHVKGERNFHIFYQLLAGGSVQLLQQLKLRQDCRHYGYLNRESSSLPGVDDAANFRAMQDAMRVIGFSPAEVTALLEVTAVVLKLGNVQLSSSHRASGMEACSIAEPQELQEICDLIGLDPGTLERALCSRTVKARDETVLTTLSVPQGYYGRDALAKNIYSRLFDWLVNRINTSIQVKPGKQRKVMGVLDIYGFEIFQDNGFEQFIINYCNEKLQQIFILMTLKEQQEEYVREGIRWTPVEFFDNSIICNLIENSKCGVLAMLDEECLRPGVVNEDTFLAKLDQLFASHKHYESKETQSARRVMDTSLPPRCFRIHHYAGKVTYNVTGFIEKNNDLLFRDLSQAMWAARHALLRSLFPEGDPQKVSLKLPPTAGFQFKASVATLMKNLYSKNPNYIRCIKPNETKAAMLFTPELVLAQVRYLGLMENVRVRRAGYAFRQLYGPFLERYKMLSPQTWPRWAGSERQGAEVLLAELAFPPEELAFGHTKIFIRSPCTLFDLERRRQERVAELATLIQKIFRGWRCRTRYQLMRKSQIIISAWFRGHMQKNKYKRLKRSALTLQAYARGWQSRRLLWELKLQSRRRAAAATIAAYWRGYQVRRTYRRYFRSEASTRLANFIYRRLVQKFLLGLGRNLPPLSVTDRTWPPAPYKFLADANQELRSIFYRWKCKRYREQLTPQRRALLRAKLCASELFKDKKTLYSKSLQEPFRGEYLGLTQNPKYQKLHAVAKDKLVMADTVRKVNRASGKTVPRLLLLTTEHLVLADPKAAQPKTVLSLSDIHSVSVTRFSDGFLALHLKETSTGGAKGDFLLISDHLIELVTRLHQTLMDATAQALSLHITDQFSTRFQKGNVAVTVVESAKAGSDVPVCKKRGSHKMEVLVH